In Macaca fascicularis isolate 582-1 chromosome 15, T2T-MFA8v1.1, one genomic interval encodes:
- the IFNW1 gene encoding interferon omega-1: protein MSSENLGSNVKPYPAQQSQQHPHFPMALLFPLLAALVMTSYSPVGSLGCDLPQNHGLLSRNTLVLLHQMRRISPFLCLKDRRDFRFPQEMVEGSQLQKAQVMSVLHEMLQQIFSLFHTEHSSAAWNTTLLDHLHTGLHRQLEHLETCLVQVMREGESAGAIRSPALTLRRYFQGIRVYLKEKKYSDCAWEVVRMEIMKSLFLSTNMQERLKSKDGDLGSS from the coding sequence ATGTCTTCAGAAAACCTAGGGTCCAATGTTAAGCCATATCCAGCTCAGCAAAGCCAGCAGCACCCTCATTTCCCAATggccctcctcttccctctgctgGCAGCCCTAGTGATGACCAGCTATAGTCCTGTTGGATCTCTGGGCTGTGATCTGCCTCAGAACCATGGCCTACTTAGCAGGAACACCTTGGTGCTTCTGCACCAAATGAGGAGAATCTCCCCTTTCTTGTGTCTCAAGGACAGAAGAGACTTCAGGTTCCCCCAGGAGATGGTAGAAGGGAGCCAGCTGCAGAAGGCCCAGGTCATGTCTGTCCTCCATGAGATGCTACAGCAGATCTTCAGCCTCTTCCACACAGAGCACTCCTCTGCTGCCTGGAACACGACCCTCCTAGACCATCTCCACACTGGACTTCATCGGCAACTAGAACACCTGGAGACCTGCTTGGTGCAGGTAATGCGAGAAGGAGAATCTGCTGGGGCGATTAGGAGCCCTGCACTGACCTTGAGGAGGTACTTCCAGGGAATCCGTGTCTacctgaaagagaagaaatacagCGACTGTGCCTGGGAAGTTGTCAGAATGGAAATCATGAAATCCTTGTTCTTATCAACAAACATGCAAGAAAGACTGAAAAGTAAAGATGGAGACCTGGGGTCATCTTGA